One Pedomonas mirosovicensis genomic region harbors:
- a CDS encoding TonB-dependent receptor plug domain-containing protein — translation MHKVSDEKRTQQRTRLLASTLLCGAAMLASASAMAQDATTEMEAIVVTGSRLVRTDLTAPSPLTVVGADDIAMSGNVTIENTMNEFPQLAAGNTSSVNNGGDAGVLTANLRGLGATRTLVLVNGRRFMPANSDGSVDLATIPDALVERVDIITGGASAVYGSDAIAGAINFVLKDDFEGLETSYQYGETFEGDGAAHKFDVTFGSNFADDRGNVVVSASYTKRDEVMQAARDFSRVPLDTVNGQLMPGGSGSIPGTRIPLSESQRDSLVGVDLTPNGECTSITGIRFGENAAVMPYCQPQDAYNYASDNYLQRPMERTQVSALGKYDLTDHIQAYAELYFVNTTNSYQQAPDSFTPLTPGAASSTLLLPNYATSASLPASLRQFFVDNAAIFDPDGDGTAAIEGAGRRADELGTRYYSYERTSFNLTGGLRGDFSVGSTDWNWDAFYQYQRNRTDTRIEGQISQTRLSLGLDSIVDANGNVVCRVNTLGCVPVNIFGLGSISEEAGAYLTPTRAHTEVFERQVAGASISGAPIELPAGPLAVALGVEYRKDKYDFSPSAMDLGNEYGPVSLRPMGGDVDLKEVFGEMRIPLLDAMPFADTLAIEAAARYGDYSSVGSVFTWKVGGEYAPVDWIRLRTAYNSAIRAPTLNELYSSISRGFNSGSDPCAADQNPTAAQQQMCVAQGVPAADLDSFTQATLGYTVEGGGNPNLKEEKSKTITVGAVISPPVVPGLNFTIDYFKVKVDDAITSINGNQTLADCFSTLDPNSETCKSIHRLASGQLDYVSTQLKNIGSLKVEGLDVQTDYRFDLPEALALGDDLASVSLQAVASWLFERSTQVLAGQEAVDCAGKMGGGCTGIGIFAVPDFKLLLGATYTSGPLNWRLQGRMIGGLKLYEGVTSPVEKTSAQWYFDTSVSYDVTDGLQLYGGIDNLFNNKPPIMGTALAGDANTDPSLYDVIGRRFFVGARARF, via the coding sequence ATGCATAAAGTTTCTGACGAGAAACGGACGCAACAGCGGACGCGCCTTCTGGCGTCGACGCTGCTGTGCGGCGCTGCGATGCTCGCCTCGGCCTCGGCCATGGCGCAGGACGCAACGACCGAGATGGAAGCCATCGTTGTGACCGGTTCGCGCCTGGTGCGGACCGACCTGACCGCCCCGAGCCCCCTGACGGTGGTCGGCGCTGATGACATTGCCATGTCCGGCAACGTCACCATCGAAAACACGATGAACGAGTTTCCCCAGCTGGCGGCGGGCAACACCTCCAGCGTCAACAACGGCGGCGACGCGGGCGTTCTGACCGCGAACCTGCGCGGCCTTGGCGCGACCCGTACCCTCGTGCTGGTCAACGGCCGCCGCTTCATGCCGGCCAACTCCGATGGCTCGGTCGACCTGGCGACGATCCCCGACGCCCTGGTCGAGCGCGTTGACATCATCACCGGCGGCGCGTCCGCGGTCTATGGTTCCGACGCCATTGCCGGCGCCATCAACTTCGTCCTGAAGGACGATTTCGAGGGCCTCGAGACCAGCTACCAGTACGGCGAAACCTTCGAGGGCGACGGCGCTGCCCACAAGTTCGACGTGACCTTCGGCTCGAACTTCGCCGATGACCGCGGCAACGTGGTGGTCTCCGCCTCCTACACCAAGCGCGACGAGGTGATGCAGGCGGCCCGCGATTTCTCCCGCGTTCCGCTGGACACGGTCAACGGCCAGCTGATGCCGGGCGGTTCGGGCAGCATTCCCGGCACCCGCATTCCGCTGAGCGAATCCCAGCGCGACAGCCTGGTCGGCGTCGATCTGACCCCGAACGGCGAGTGCACCTCCATCACCGGTATCCGCTTCGGCGAGAACGCCGCAGTGATGCCGTACTGCCAGCCGCAGGACGCCTATAACTATGCGTCCGACAACTACCTGCAGCGTCCGATGGAGCGGACCCAGGTTTCGGCGCTCGGCAAGTACGACCTCACGGACCACATCCAGGCCTATGCCGAGCTGTACTTCGTCAACACGACGAACTCCTACCAGCAGGCTCCGGACAGCTTCACCCCGCTGACGCCGGGTGCGGCCTCCTCCACCCTCTTGCTGCCGAACTACGCCACCAGCGCCAGCCTGCCGGCTTCGCTGCGTCAGTTCTTCGTCGACAACGCCGCGATCTTTGATCCGGACGGTGACGGCACCGCCGCGATCGAGGGCGCCGGCCGTCGCGCCGACGAGCTGGGCACGCGCTACTACTCCTACGAGCGCACGTCCTTCAACCTGACGGGCGGCCTGCGCGGCGACTTCTCGGTGGGCAGCACCGACTGGAACTGGGACGCTTTCTACCAGTACCAGCGCAACCGCACCGACACCCGCATCGAGGGCCAGATCTCTCAGACCCGTCTGAGCCTCGGCCTCGACTCGATCGTGGATGCCAACGGCAACGTGGTGTGCCGGGTGAACACCCTGGGCTGCGTGCCGGTGAACATCTTCGGCCTCGGCTCCATCAGCGAGGAAGCCGGCGCTTACCTGACCCCGACCCGCGCCCACACCGAGGTGTTCGAGCGTCAGGTGGCCGGCGCCTCCATCAGCGGCGCGCCGATCGAGCTGCCGGCTGGTCCGCTGGCCGTGGCACTGGGCGTCGAGTACCGCAAGGACAAGTACGACTTCAGCCCGAGCGCCATGGACCTGGGCAACGAGTACGGTCCGGTCTCCCTGCGTCCGATGGGCGGCGATGTCGACCTGAAGGAAGTGTTCGGCGAAATGCGGATTCCGCTGCTGGACGCCATGCCCTTCGCCGACACGCTGGCGATCGAAGCCGCGGCCCGCTACGGCGACTACTCGTCGGTCGGCAGCGTCTTCACCTGGAAGGTTGGCGGCGAGTATGCGCCGGTTGACTGGATCCGTCTGCGGACGGCCTACAACAGCGCCATCCGCGCCCCAACCCTGAACGAGCTGTACTCCTCGATCAGCCGCGGCTTCAACTCGGGCAGCGATCCGTGCGCTGCGGACCAGAACCCGACGGCCGCGCAGCAGCAGATGTGCGTTGCCCAGGGCGTCCCGGCGGCTGACCTTGACAGCTTCACCCAGGCGACTCTCGGCTACACCGTCGAGGGCGGCGGCAACCCGAACCTGAAGGAAGAGAAGTCCAAGACCATCACGGTCGGCGCTGTGATTTCTCCGCCGGTGGTTCCGGGCCTCAACTTCACCATCGATTACTTCAAGGTGAAGGTGGACGACGCCATCACGAGCATCAACGGCAACCAGACGCTGGCTGACTGCTTCTCGACGCTCGATCCGAACTCCGAGACCTGCAAGTCGATCCACCGCCTGGCCAGCGGCCAGCTGGACTATGTGTCGACGCAGCTGAAGAACATCGGTTCGCTGAAGGTCGAGGGTCTGGACGTCCAGACCGACTACCGCTTCGATCTGCCGGAAGCGCTGGCGCTGGGCGATGACCTCGCCTCCGTGTCGCTGCAGGCGGTTGCCAGCTGGCTGTTCGAGCGCTCGACCCAGGTCCTGGCTGGCCAGGAAGCTGTGGACTGCGCCGGCAAGATGGGCGGCGGCTGCACCGGCATCGGCATCTTCGCCGTTCCGGACTTCAAGCTGCTGCTGGGCGCCACCTACACCTCGGGCCCGCTCAACTGGCGCCTCCAGGGTCGGATGATCGGCGGTCTGAAGCTGTATGAAGGCGTGACCTCGCCGGTCGAGAAGACCTCGGCCCAGTGGTACTTCGATACCTCGGTGTCCTACGACGTCACCGACGGCCTGCAGCTGTACGGCGGTATCGACAACCTGTTCAACAACAAGCCGCCGATCATGGGCACGGCCCTTGCCGGCGACGCCAACACCGACCCGTCGCTCTATGACGTGATCGGCCGCCGGTTCTTCGTCGGCGCCCGGGCGCGGTTCTAA
- a CDS encoding glycoside hydrolase family 127 protein: MLSQFTINRRTLLAGAAVAAMLPSAACATKRAAGLPDRATALPLSSVRLLPSPFLEAVEANRAYLHRLEPDRLLHNFRTSAGLKPKGEVYGGWESDTIAGHTLGHYLTALSLMYAQTGDAECKRRVDYIVSELAEAQAAHGDGYVAGFTRKRGDIVEDGKALFPEIMAGDIRSAGFDLNGCWVPFYTWHKLYAGLFDAETYCGNTQALPIAVKLSGYIEKVFAPLNEEQVQKVLDCEHGGINESFAELYARTKDPRWMKLAQRLRHRKVLDPLSQRQDSLPWIHANTQIPKIIGLARIYELAGVAGDRTAAEFFWETVTRDYSYVIGGNADREYFPAPRTVSKHITEQTCESCNTYNMLKLTRHLYSWSPSANLFDYYERAHINHMLAHQNPKTGHFAYMVPLMSGTHRNWSSDFDDFWCCVGTGMETHSKHGESIYWQGGDTLIVNLFIPSQVEWKERNAKLRLDTRYPYNEDVTLTLTDIETPQSFAVALRIPGWCQGAKVAINGADQPFNAKDGYVVLRRKWTKGDRISLTLPMALRTESTVDDPDVIALLHGPVVLAADVGSPAEPYKGPDPALVSNDLLTGFVPVSVEEKRFRSQGVGRPQDLEFSPFYSQWDRRTAVYFRRFTDAGWKEAQVAFAAEQERQRELEARSVDIMHLGEMQPERDHQLEAKNSYPGTYRGRHGRDVRAEGFVQFRMKVRSGQMVLQNTYWGEERGKHFHILVDGQRIATVKLNGEHPGDFFTADYPIPEELTRGKTSVLVRFEPEKGLNRGGPVYGVRMLAAK; encoded by the coding sequence ATGTTGAGCCAGTTCACCATCAACCGACGGACGCTGCTGGCGGGCGCTGCCGTGGCGGCGATGCTGCCGTCCGCCGCCTGCGCCACCAAGCGCGCCGCTGGCCTGCCTGATCGCGCCACGGCCCTGCCGTTGTCTTCGGTGCGTCTGCTGCCCTCGCCGTTCCTTGAGGCGGTCGAGGCGAATCGCGCCTACCTCCACCGGCTGGAGCCGGACCGGCTGCTGCACAATTTCCGCACCAGCGCCGGCCTGAAGCCGAAGGGCGAGGTTTACGGCGGCTGGGAGAGCGACACCATCGCCGGCCACACGCTGGGCCACTACCTGACCGCCCTGTCGCTGATGTACGCCCAGACCGGCGACGCGGAATGCAAGCGCCGGGTGGACTATATCGTCAGCGAGCTGGCCGAGGCGCAGGCCGCCCATGGCGACGGCTACGTGGCGGGCTTCACCCGCAAGCGCGGCGACATCGTGGAGGACGGCAAGGCCCTGTTCCCCGAGATCATGGCTGGGGACATCCGCTCCGCCGGGTTCGACCTCAACGGCTGCTGGGTGCCCTTCTACACCTGGCACAAGCTGTACGCCGGCCTGTTCGACGCTGAAACCTACTGCGGCAACACCCAGGCCCTGCCCATCGCCGTCAAGCTCAGCGGCTACATCGAGAAGGTGTTCGCCCCGCTCAACGAGGAGCAGGTGCAGAAGGTGCTGGACTGCGAGCACGGCGGCATCAACGAAAGCTTCGCCGAGCTGTACGCCCGCACCAAGGACCCGCGCTGGATGAAGCTGGCCCAGCGCCTGCGCCACCGCAAGGTGCTCGATCCGCTGAGCCAGCGGCAGGATTCGCTGCCGTGGATTCACGCCAACACCCAGATCCCGAAGATCATCGGCCTCGCGCGCATCTATGAACTGGCGGGCGTTGCCGGCGACCGCACGGCGGCCGAGTTCTTCTGGGAGACGGTGACGCGGGACTACTCCTACGTGATCGGCGGCAACGCCGACCGCGAGTACTTCCCCGCACCGCGCACGGTCTCCAAGCACATCACCGAGCAGACCTGCGAGAGCTGCAACACCTACAACATGCTGAAGCTGACCCGGCATCTCTACAGCTGGTCGCCGAGCGCAAACCTGTTCGACTACTACGAGCGGGCGCACATCAACCACATGCTCGCCCACCAGAACCCGAAGACCGGCCACTTCGCCTACATGGTGCCGCTGATGTCGGGCACGCACCGCAACTGGTCGTCGGACTTCGACGATTTCTGGTGCTGTGTCGGCACGGGCATGGAAACTCACTCCAAGCATGGCGAGAGCATCTACTGGCAGGGCGGCGACACGCTGATCGTCAACCTGTTCATCCCCTCGCAGGTGGAGTGGAAGGAGCGCAATGCCAAGCTGCGGCTCGATACCCGCTACCCCTACAACGAGGACGTGACGCTGACGCTGACGGACATCGAGACGCCGCAGAGCTTCGCCGTCGCCCTGCGTATCCCCGGCTGGTGCCAGGGCGCGAAGGTCGCCATCAACGGCGCGGACCAGCCCTTCAACGCGAAGGATGGCTACGTCGTCCTGCGCCGCAAGTGGACCAAGGGCGACCGCATCAGCCTCACCCTGCCCATGGCGCTGCGGACGGAATCGACGGTCGATGATCCGGACGTCATCGCCCTCCTCCACGGCCCGGTGGTGCTGGCGGCCGACGTCGGCTCGCCCGCCGAACCCTACAAGGGGCCGGATCCGGCGCTGGTGTCCAACGACCTGCTGACCGGTTTCGTGCCGGTGTCGGTCGAGGAGAAGCGCTTCCGCAGCCAGGGCGTCGGCCGGCCGCAGGACCTGGAGTTCAGCCCCTTCTACAGCCAGTGGGACCGGCGCACGGCGGTCTACTTCCGCCGCTTCACGGATGCCGGATGGAAGGAGGCGCAGGTGGCCTTCGCCGCCGAGCAGGAACGCCAGCGCGAGCTGGAGGCCCGTTCGGTCGACATCATGCACCTGGGCGAGATGCAGCCCGAGCGCGACCACCAGCTGGAGGCGAAGAACAGCTACCCCGGCACCTATCGCGGCCGCCACGGGCGCGACGTGCGCGCGGAGGGCTTCGTGCAGTTCCGCATGAAGGTGCGCTCGGGCCAGATGGTGCTGCAGAACACCTACTGGGGCGAGGAGCGGGGCAAGCACTTCCACATCCTGGTGGACGGCCAGCGCATCGCCACGGTGAAGCTGAACGGCGAGCACCCCGGCGACTTCTTCACCGCCGACTATCCGATCCCCGAGGAGCTGACCCGCGGCAAGACCAGCGTGCTGGTGCGGTTCGAGCCCGAGAAGGGCCTCAACCGCGGCGGCCCGGTCTACGGCGTGCGGATGCTCGCGGCCAAGTAA
- a CDS encoding DUF885 domain-containing protein, producing MRTASLILRALLASAAISAVPAVAVSIPAVAVSIPAAAAAEAPAAGAQAETAAGARLRSIYEAEWQWRQQEFSRTPEGRAHLPHEDAASQQRRLAYWDKVLAELDKIPVDQLSEEERINYDVFREMVWGDAVDLRYKLYEAPFNADTFFWTSLGTRKPLLSAEEYRNYLSRLREIPRYFDENITNMRAGLARGFTVPRVAIEGRDKTMEPYLRAGEDNPLFEPFTKIPDNIPAAEREKIRAEGLKVIHDVVAPAYEKLHTMFVKEYMPKARKTIAAHDLPNGDAYYQDMVRKFTTLDITPKEIHEIGLKEVARITAAMEKTKEKAGFKGTLAEFKQFLRTDPQFYAKTPYELLAKSAYVAKKADAALSETIATLPRYRHGIIPVPEALAPIYTGGRGGLENCMMNTYNLPARSLFNIPALTLHECTPGHSFQAALALEAPERPDFRKNIYFSGYGEGWGLYTEYLGYEMGIYETPYDEFGQLSYEMWRAARLVVDTGIHQYGWTRQQAIDYLMEKTALTKHEVVNEIDRYIAWPGQAVSYKLGELTIRRLRAKAEEALGEKFDKRYFHDAILQLGAVPLPTLERRIDKFIADGGRNPDMAS from the coding sequence ATGCGAACTGCTTCCCTTATCCTCCGCGCACTGCTCGCCTCCGCGGCGATTAGCGCTGTTCCCGCCGTTGCCGTGAGCATTCCGGCCGTTGCCGTGAGCATTCCGGCCGCAGCCGCCGCCGAGGCGCCCGCAGCCGGCGCCCAGGCCGAAACCGCCGCCGGTGCGCGCCTGCGGAGCATCTACGAGGCCGAGTGGCAGTGGCGCCAGCAGGAGTTCTCCCGGACGCCGGAAGGCCGCGCCCACCTGCCGCACGAGGATGCGGCCAGCCAGCAGCGCCGCCTCGCCTACTGGGACAAGGTGCTGGCCGAGCTGGACAAGATTCCGGTCGATCAGCTGAGCGAGGAAGAGCGGATCAACTACGACGTGTTCCGCGAAATGGTGTGGGGCGATGCGGTCGACCTGCGCTACAAGCTTTATGAAGCGCCGTTCAATGCGGACACCTTCTTCTGGACCAGCCTGGGCACCCGCAAGCCGCTGCTGTCGGCGGAGGAGTATCGCAACTACCTCAGCCGTCTGCGTGAAATTCCGCGCTACTTCGACGAGAACATAACCAACATGCGGGCCGGTCTTGCCCGCGGCTTCACCGTGCCGCGCGTTGCCATCGAAGGCCGCGACAAGACCATGGAGCCGTATCTGCGGGCCGGCGAGGACAATCCGCTGTTCGAGCCGTTCACCAAGATTCCGGACAATATCCCCGCCGCCGAGCGCGAAAAGATCCGCGCCGAAGGCCTGAAGGTCATCCACGACGTGGTGGCGCCGGCTTACGAAAAGCTGCACACCATGTTCGTCAAGGAGTACATGCCCAAGGCCCGCAAGACCATCGCGGCCCACGATCTGCCGAACGGCGATGCCTACTACCAGGACATGGTGCGTAAGTTCACCACGCTGGATATCACGCCGAAGGAAATCCACGAGATCGGCCTGAAGGAAGTGGCGCGCATCACCGCCGCCATGGAGAAGACCAAGGAAAAGGCGGGCTTCAAGGGCACGCTGGCGGAGTTCAAGCAGTTCCTCCGCACCGATCCGCAGTTCTACGCCAAGACGCCGTATGAGCTGCTGGCCAAGTCGGCCTATGTCGCCAAGAAGGCGGATGCGGCGCTGAGCGAGACCATCGCCACCCTGCCGCGCTACCGCCACGGCATCATCCCCGTTCCCGAGGCGCTGGCCCCCATCTACACCGGTGGCCGCGGCGGTCTCGAGAACTGCATGATGAACACCTACAACCTGCCGGCCCGCTCGCTGTTCAACATTCCGGCGCTGACGCTGCACGAGTGCACGCCGGGCCACAGCTTCCAGGCGGCGCTGGCGCTGGAAGCGCCGGAGCGGCCGGACTTCCGCAAGAACATCTACTTCTCCGGCTACGGCGAGGGCTGGGGCCTCTACACTGAGTATCTCGGCTACGAAATGGGCATCTACGAGACGCCCTATGACGAGTTCGGCCAGCTCTCCTACGAGATGTGGCGCGCCGCTCGCCTCGTCGTCGACACCGGCATCCACCAGTACGGCTGGACCCGCCAGCAGGCGATCGACTACCTGATGGAGAAGACCGCGCTGACCAAGCATGAGGTCGTCAACGAGATCGACCGGTACATCGCGTGGCCGGGCCAGGCCGTCTCCTACAAGCTGGGCGAGCTGACCATCCGCCGCCTGCGCGCGAAGGCGGAAGAGGCGCTGGGCGAGAAGTTCGACAAGCGCTACTTCCACGATGCCATCCTCCAGCTGGGCGCGGTGCCGCTGCCGACGCTGGAGCGCCGGATCGACAAGTTCATTGCCGACGGCGGCCGCAACCCGGACATGGCGTCCTAA
- a CDS encoding YybH family protein, with protein sequence MRASLLLAAGLLWLSFSPAAVAGEGPAAPAHGSALVGVDTAAEEAAIRAVIARMEAAWNRGDFRGYMEGFANPDVIFVSNGRFQKDWQGTLDHYVRDYGASADTRGKLHFYDIRIEMLAPDAAQLISRFRLSRPQKTLDGINTRLMRKRDGKWVIALNHVSATETP encoded by the coding sequence ATGCGCGCCTCCCTCCTTCTGGCCGCTGGCCTTCTCTGGCTGAGTTTCTCCCCCGCCGCCGTGGCGGGAGAGGGGCCCGCCGCCCCGGCGCACGGCTCCGCCCTTGTGGGGGTGGATACGGCGGCGGAGGAGGCTGCCATCCGCGCGGTCATCGCGCGGATGGAGGCGGCCTGGAACCGAGGGGATTTTCGCGGCTACATGGAGGGCTTCGCCAATCCGGATGTGATCTTCGTCTCGAACGGCCGGTTCCAGAAGGACTGGCAGGGCACGCTCGATCACTACGTCCGCGATTACGGCGCGTCCGCCGACACCCGCGGGAAGTTGCACTTCTACGATATCCGGATCGAGATGCTGGCGCCCGATGCGGCCCAGCTCATCAGCCGGTTCCGCCTCAGCCGTCCCCAAAAGACGCTGGACGGGATCAACACGCGCCTGATGCGCAAGCGCGACGGCAAATGGGTCATCGCGCTGAACCACGTCTCGGCCACGGAGACTCCATGA
- a CDS encoding alpha/beta fold hydrolase, which yields MKAMLKTIAAFSAVAALWAAPASAEVDYAAQLKEGDVILKNFTFGTGEKLAELRMHYATLGTPKRDAQGHVTNAVMVLHGTGGSGRQFLSPQFAQELYGPGQPLDITKYYIILPDNIGHGGSSKPSNGLRMSFPKYDYDDMVEAQRRMLTEGLKVDHLRLLMGTSMGCMHGFMWGEQHPDFVQAIMPMACLPMEIAGHNRMWRKAAMHGIMSDPAWNNGNYTSEPILGLRTAASLLQVAGFAPLYLQKTYPTREAAEKYIVERIESDIPRRDANDLIYQLDSSRTYDPSKDLEKITAAVTWVNSTDDFINPWDYGLAEKFAARIKNGRYVLIKATDDTRGHGTHTWAKFWKDDLIDLLKRSEKK from the coding sequence ATGAAAGCCATGCTCAAGACCATCGCCGCGTTCAGCGCAGTTGCCGCCCTCTGGGCCGCGCCCGCCAGCGCCGAGGTGGATTACGCCGCCCAGCTGAAGGAAGGCGACGTCATCCTCAAGAACTTCACCTTCGGCACCGGCGAGAAGCTGGCCGAGTTGCGGATGCACTACGCCACGCTCGGCACCCCGAAGCGCGATGCCCAGGGCCACGTCACCAACGCGGTCATGGTGCTGCACGGCACCGGCGGCAGCGGGCGGCAGTTCCTCTCGCCCCAGTTCGCGCAGGAACTCTACGGCCCCGGCCAGCCGCTCGATATCACCAAATACTACATCATCCTGCCGGACAACATCGGCCATGGCGGATCGTCCAAGCCGAGCAACGGCCTGCGGATGTCCTTCCCGAAGTACGACTACGACGACATGGTGGAAGCCCAGCGCCGGATGCTGACGGAAGGCCTGAAGGTCGACCACCTGCGGCTGCTGATGGGCACCTCCATGGGCTGCATGCACGGCTTCATGTGGGGCGAGCAGCACCCCGATTTCGTACAGGCGATCATGCCGATGGCGTGCCTGCCCATGGAAATCGCCGGGCATAACCGCATGTGGCGCAAGGCGGCGATGCACGGCATCATGTCCGACCCCGCCTGGAACAACGGCAACTACACCTCCGAGCCGATCCTCGGCCTTCGCACGGCGGCGAGCCTGCTGCAGGTGGCGGGCTTCGCGCCGCTCTACCTCCAGAAGACCTACCCCACCCGCGAGGCGGCGGAGAAATACATCGTCGAGCGCATCGAGTCCGACATTCCCCGGCGCGACGCCAACGACCTGATCTACCAGCTCGACTCCTCGCGCACCTACGATCCCTCGAAGGATCTGGAGAAGATCACCGCCGCCGTCACCTGGGTGAACTCGACCGACGACTTCATCAACCCGTGGGATTACGGTCTTGCCGAGAAGTTCGCCGCGCGCATCAAGAACGGCCGCTACGTGCTCATCAAGGCCACCGACGATACCCGTGGCCACGGCACCCACACCTGGGCGAAGTTCTGGAAGGACGACCTGATCGACCTTCTGAAGCGCAGCGAGAAGAAATAG
- a CDS encoding Ldh family oxidoreductase has protein sequence MADKVRLSLDEVRSLAEVVLSRYGLSERHVEAVSDTIVAGERDECASHGIYRLLVCAHTIKAGKVALDAEPVVHDIAPALVKVDAQGGYAQLAFKLGKPVLAEKARRCGIAAMGLNNCVHFAALWPEVEELARDGLVAFAFTPSHAWVAPAGGKKPIFGTNPIAFGWPRPGEHPYVFDFATSAVARGEIELHRREGKPIPLGWGIDADGNPTTDAAAALEGAMLTFGGHKGSALSTMIELIAGPLIGDMTSAESIAYDGGAKASPHGGELIIAIDPARFLGSLAAEHLARAEALFEGIAGQGARLPSQRRYEARARTATEGVYVPRKLLEDIQALLD, from the coding sequence ATGGCGGATAAGGTACGGCTTTCCCTGGACGAGGTACGCTCCCTGGCCGAGGTCGTTCTGTCGCGCTATGGCCTGTCCGAACGCCATGTCGAGGCTGTCAGCGATACCATCGTCGCCGGCGAGAGGGATGAGTGCGCCTCCCACGGTATCTACCGCCTGCTGGTGTGCGCCCACACCATCAAGGCGGGCAAGGTGGCGCTCGATGCCGAACCCGTGGTGCATGACATCGCCCCGGCGCTGGTGAAGGTGGACGCGCAGGGCGGCTACGCCCAGCTGGCCTTCAAGCTGGGCAAGCCCGTTCTGGCCGAGAAGGCGAGGCGCTGCGGCATCGCCGCCATGGGGCTGAACAACTGCGTCCACTTCGCCGCCCTGTGGCCGGAAGTGGAAGAACTGGCGCGCGATGGCCTCGTTGCCTTCGCCTTTACCCCCAGCCATGCGTGGGTTGCGCCGGCCGGCGGCAAGAAGCCGATCTTCGGCACCAACCCCATCGCCTTCGGCTGGCCCCGGCCGGGTGAGCACCCGTATGTGTTCGACTTCGCCACCAGCGCCGTGGCGCGCGGCGAGATCGAACTTCACCGCCGCGAGGGCAAGCCCATTCCGCTCGGCTGGGGCATCGATGCCGACGGCAACCCGACGACCGACGCCGCCGCCGCACTGGAAGGCGCCATGCTCACTTTCGGCGGGCACAAGGGCTCGGCCCTCTCCACCATGATCGAGCTGATTGCGGGGCCCCTGATCGGCGATATGACCAGCGCCGAGTCCATCGCCTACGACGGCGGGGCCAAGGCTTCCCCCCACGGCGGCGAGCTGATTATCGCCATCGACCCCGCGCGCTTCCTTGGCTCCCTGGCGGCGGAGCATCTGGCCCGCGCCGAGGCGCTGTTCGAGGGCATCGCCGGCCAGGGCGCGCGCCTGCCGTCGCAGCGCCGCTACGAGGCCCGCGCCCGCACCGCGACCGAGGGTGTTTACGTGCCGCGCAAGCTGCTGGAAGACATTCAGGCTCTGCTCGATTAA
- the rnk gene encoding nucleoside diphosphate kinase regulator, with protein MTNATSIGPKPPIVLSEEDYDRLTGLAEAVEDRAPAIAEELQNEIDRAKVVPLGAVPADVVRMGSIVEYRAESGPAKRVTLVFPGDADIADGKISILTPIGTALIGLAKGQSIAWTARDGRQHQLTVLNVEQPPAPPAAEE; from the coding sequence ATGACGAATGCGACCTCCATCGGACCCAAGCCGCCCATCGTTCTGAGCGAGGAAGACTACGACCGCCTCACTGGCCTTGCCGAGGCCGTGGAGGACCGTGCGCCCGCCATCGCGGAGGAACTGCAGAACGAGATCGACCGGGCCAAGGTGGTGCCGCTTGGCGCGGTGCCGGCGGATGTCGTCCGCATGGGCTCAATCGTCGAGTACCGGGCGGAAAGCGGCCCGGCCAAGCGCGTCACGCTCGTCTTTCCTGGCGATGCGGACATCGCTGACGGCAAAATCTCCATTCTGACGCCGATCGGCACCGCGCTCATCGGCCTCGCCAAGGGCCAGTCCATCGCCTGGACCGCACGGGACGGCCGCCAGCACCAGCTGACCGTGCTCAACGTCGAACAACCGCCCGCGCCGCCGGCCGCCGAGGAATAG